A single region of the Rathayibacter rathayi genome encodes:
- a CDS encoding arsenate reductase ArsC, with protein MATPTVLFVCIHNAGRSQMAAGYLRALSGGAVEVRSGGSEPGESINPVAIRAMAEEGIDISQAVPQRMTTEQVRASDVVITMGCGDVCPVFPGKRYEDWDLADPRGKDLDEVRPIRDDIKRRVQTLVLELLRA; from the coding sequence ATGGCCACCCCCACCGTCCTCTTCGTCTGCATCCACAACGCCGGCCGCTCGCAGATGGCCGCCGGCTACCTCCGCGCGCTCTCCGGCGGCGCCGTCGAGGTCCGCTCCGGTGGCTCCGAGCCCGGCGAGTCGATCAACCCGGTCGCGATCCGGGCGATGGCGGAGGAGGGCATCGACATCTCGCAGGCGGTGCCGCAGCGGATGACGACCGAGCAGGTCCGGGCGTCCGATGTCGTGATCACGATGGGCTGCGGCGACGTCTGCCCGGTCTTTCCGGGCAAGCGCTACGAGGACTGGGACCTCGCTGACCCGCGCGGGAAGGACCTCGACGAGGTACGCCCGATCCGCGACGACATCAAGCGGCGTGTGCAGACGCTTGTCTTGGAGCTGCTGCGAGCCTGA
- a CDS encoding SDR family oxidoreductase, protein MSLSVLFIGGTGIISAACVREALRVGHDVTVLTRGRTSLRPLPDGVRELQADGRDRDCVTAALGDRSFDAVIDFVAFIPEHVQQDIELFAGRSGQYVFISSASAYQKPPRHLPVTESTPLRNPYWQYSRDKIACEDLLVAEYRASGFPVTIVRPSHTYDRTALPVDGGWTVIDRMRRGQEVVVLGDGTSLWTLTHADDVAVGLVGLLGASAAIGGAFHITGDDTPTWDEIHRCLAAAAGVEPRLVHVASDAIAAADPELGAGIIGDKAHSMVFDTAKIRALVPAYSPSVRFSDGAREIVEWYDADPARQVVDERMNGLFDALIERYRPRPL, encoded by the coding sequence ATGTCGCTCAGCGTGCTGTTCATCGGCGGGACGGGCATCATCAGCGCCGCTTGTGTCCGCGAGGCACTGCGGGTCGGCCACGACGTCACCGTGCTGACCCGGGGCCGGACGTCGCTCCGGCCGTTGCCCGACGGCGTCCGCGAGCTGCAGGCCGACGGCCGCGACCGCGACTGCGTCACCGCCGCCCTCGGCGACCGGAGCTTCGACGCCGTGATCGACTTCGTCGCCTTCATCCCCGAGCATGTGCAGCAGGACATCGAGCTGTTCGCCGGCCGGAGCGGCCAGTACGTCTTCATTAGCTCGGCCTCGGCGTACCAGAAGCCGCCGCGGCACCTGCCCGTGACGGAGTCGACTCCGCTGCGCAACCCCTACTGGCAGTACTCGCGCGACAAGATCGCCTGCGAGGACCTGCTCGTCGCCGAGTACCGGGCGAGCGGCTTCCCGGTCACGATCGTCCGCCCCTCGCACACCTACGACCGCACCGCGCTGCCCGTCGACGGAGGCTGGACGGTCATCGACCGGATGCGCCGCGGTCAGGAGGTGGTGGTCCTGGGTGACGGCACCTCGCTGTGGACGCTCACGCACGCCGACGACGTGGCGGTCGGCCTCGTCGGGCTCCTCGGCGCCTCCGCGGCGATCGGCGGGGCGTTCCACATCACCGGCGACGACACGCCGACCTGGGACGAGATCCACCGCTGCCTCGCCGCCGCGGCCGGAGTCGAGCCGCGTCTCGTGCACGTCGCCTCCGACGCGATCGCCGCGGCCGACCCCGAACTCGGCGCCGGCATCATCGGCGACAAGGCGCACTCGATGGTCTTCGACACCGCGAAGATCCGCGCGCTCGTCCCGGCCTACTCCCCCTCGGTGCGCTTCAGCGACGGCGCCCGCGAGATCGTGGAGTGGTACGACGCGGACCCGGCGCGGCAGGTCGTCGACGAGCGGATGAACGGACTGTTCGACGCGCTGATCGAGCGGTACCGACCGCGCCCGCTGTAG
- a CDS encoding molybdopterin-dependent oxidoreductase, with protein sequence MNQTVAPVREHRAQYLLLAALAGIVTGGVLLAVAEVVALAVARTASPVLALGSFVVDIVPRPLKEFAIETFGENDKTFLLASIGAAVVVAAAIAGVLQLIRPPLGQVLLIIAGGLSIAAIVTRAGAAPLSAVPTLVGLVVAILVMHLLFTRLRGWRAARVSEGRGTSSEARPGALERRGFFRIALITAVGAAVVGTGARLVNVATSSLAGVRNALRLPSPRSSVSVPASAELDIDGITPLYTSNADFYRVDTALTVPNLDPSAWSLKISGMVEREMTLTLQQIFDMGLDEYGITLTCVSNQVGGNLVGNAKWLGVPLRDVLKMAGVQSGADMLLSTSSDGYTASTPISAVTDENLDAILAIGMNGEPLPFEHGFPVRMIVPGLYGYVSATKWLTELKVTTFEADQAYWTPRGYSAEAPIKMSSRIDTPRIGAPVASGATKIAGVAWAQSIGIEKVEVSIDSGDWQEATLSTPVNLDTWVQWYVDWEAQPGSHYVAVRAVDKNGLVQIEDRAPVAPDGSSGWQRTLINVA encoded by the coding sequence ATGAACCAGACAGTGGCACCCGTGCGCGAGCACCGAGCGCAATATCTCCTGCTCGCCGCGCTCGCGGGCATCGTCACCGGAGGAGTCCTCCTCGCCGTCGCCGAGGTCGTCGCCCTCGCGGTCGCCCGGACGGCGAGCCCCGTGCTCGCGCTCGGCTCCTTCGTCGTCGACATCGTCCCGCGCCCCCTCAAGGAGTTCGCGATCGAGACTTTCGGCGAGAACGACAAGACCTTCCTCCTCGCGAGCATCGGCGCCGCCGTCGTCGTTGCGGCCGCGATCGCCGGTGTGCTCCAGCTGATCCGCCCACCGCTGGGCCAGGTGCTGCTGATCATCGCGGGTGGCCTCTCGATCGCCGCCATCGTCACCCGCGCCGGAGCCGCTCCGCTGTCCGCGGTGCCCACTCTCGTCGGCCTCGTCGTCGCCATCCTTGTCATGCATCTGCTCTTTACTCGCCTGCGCGGCTGGCGTGCAGCACGGGTCTCGGAGGGGAGGGGAACATCCTCCGAGGCCCGTCCGGGAGCGCTTGAGCGCCGCGGCTTCTTCCGCATCGCGCTGATCACCGCCGTCGGCGCGGCCGTCGTCGGCACCGGAGCCCGCCTGGTGAACGTGGCGACCTCCTCGCTCGCCGGCGTCCGCAACGCCCTGCGCTTGCCGTCCCCCCGCAGCTCCGTCTCGGTGCCCGCCAGCGCCGAACTCGACATCGACGGCATCACCCCGCTCTACACGTCGAACGCCGACTTCTACCGTGTCGATACCGCCCTCACCGTCCCCAATCTCGATCCGTCGGCCTGGTCCTTAAAGATCTCCGGGATGGTCGAGCGTGAGATGACGCTGACCCTCCAGCAGATCTTCGATATGGGCCTGGACGAGTACGGCATCACCCTCACCTGCGTCTCGAACCAGGTCGGTGGCAACCTCGTCGGCAATGCGAAGTGGCTGGGCGTCCCGCTCCGCGACGTGCTGAAGATGGCCGGAGTTCAGAGCGGAGCCGACATGCTCCTCTCCACCAGCAGCGACGGCTACACCGCGTCCACCCCGATCAGCGCGGTCACCGACGAGAACCTCGACGCGATCCTCGCCATCGGTATGAACGGCGAGCCCCTTCCGTTCGAGCACGGCTTCCCGGTGCGGATGATCGTGCCCGGCCTCTACGGCTACGTCTCGGCCACCAAGTGGCTCACCGAGCTGAAGGTCACCACCTTCGAGGCCGATCAGGCCTACTGGACCCCGCGCGGCTACTCCGCCGAGGCCCCTATCAAGATGTCCTCGCGGATCGACACCCCGCGGATCGGCGCGCCCGTCGCGTCGGGTGCCACCAAGATCGCCGGTGTCGCCTGGGCGCAGAGCATCGGCATCGAGAAGGTCGAGGTGAGCATCGACAGCGGCGACTGGCAGGAGGCGACGCTCTCGACTCCGGTCAACCTCGACACCTGGGTGCAGTGGTACGTCGACTGGGAGGCCCAGCCCGGCTCGCACTACGTCGCGGTGCGCGCGGTCGACAAGAACGGCCTGGTCCAGATCGAGGACCGCGCACCGGTCGCGCCCGACGGCTCCTCCGGCTGGCAGCGCACGCTCATCAACGTCGCCTGA
- a CDS encoding CHAP domain-containing protein: MAAANAAAATTAAPHDTAPAVAAPHDTAPAVASDAAAVTTAPTVSVDVPAVASPAYHSSLAAPRRSASRSVTPRAAEPARTRGLSRRALAFGTFSVVGGLFATAAIPAYGARSTATGRAAVDRVGLQNLTVSSDASGQTAVRDAFAAPTQTQLDEASRQAAVLSGSNGGEFATVQTRAVGDDYPWPHETIDDNGGGLSPLGYYYRECVDFVAWRLNRDAGRTSAPWKYTWGTITPLGGSAYEWPDNWAAKGWATSSVPIVGCVAWWTYNHVSYVQKVNEDGTVLLEEYNYGGKHSYVTRTFPTAQVPLFLYPPVL; this comes from the coding sequence GTGGCGGCGGCTAATGCGGCGGCGGCCACCACTGCTGCGCCTCACGACACTGCGCCCGCCGTCGCTGCGCCTCACGACACTGCGCCCGCCGTCGCTTCCGATGCAGCCGCCGTCACGACCGCTCCGACCGTCTCGGTCGACGTGCCCGCCGTCGCCTCCCCCGCTTACCATTCGAGCCTCGCCGCGCCCCGCCGCTCCGCCTCGCGCTCCGTTACACCCCGCGCTGCCGAACCGGCCCGGACCCGCGGCCTCAGTCGCCGCGCCCTCGCCTTCGGTACCTTCTCGGTGGTCGGCGGCCTCTTCGCCACCGCTGCGATCCCCGCGTATGGCGCCCGCAGCACCGCGACCGGCCGCGCCGCCGTGGACCGGGTCGGCCTGCAGAATCTGACCGTCTCCTCCGACGCGAGCGGCCAGACCGCCGTCCGCGACGCTTTCGCCGCTCCGACCCAGACGCAGCTCGACGAAGCCAGCCGCCAGGCGGCCGTGCTCTCCGGCTCCAACGGCGGCGAGTTCGCGACCGTGCAGACGCGCGCGGTCGGCGACGACTACCCCTGGCCCCACGAGACCATCGACGACAACGGCGGCGGGCTCTCGCCGCTGGGCTACTACTACCGCGAGTGCGTCGACTTCGTCGCCTGGCGCCTGAACCGCGACGCCGGCCGCACCTCCGCGCCGTGGAAGTACACCTGGGGCACCATCACGCCTCTCGGCGGCAGCGCCTACGAGTGGCCCGACAACTGGGCCGCGAAGGGCTGGGCGACCAGCAGCGTCCCCATCGTCGGCTGCGTCGCGTGGTGGACCTACAACCACGTCTCCTACGTGCAGAAGGTCAACGAGGACGGCACCGTGCTCCTCGAGGAGTACAACTACGGCGGCAAGCACAGCTACGTCACCCGCACCTTCCCCACGGCGCAGGTGCCGCTCTTCCTCTACCCGCCGGTCCTGTAG
- a CDS encoding universal stress protein codes for MTAPTPSEPTPSAAAPTGPVLVGVVDGQRPEVLRTAERVAADAGAALLLLSVSADPYLVGEYVDPMTGGIPIGFVGAAVDRGDAPTLPPGLRETVERQLDGSPVAWSLRAARGEPALALAEVADEVDARMIVVGTRDAGVLASIAEFLSGSVAAHLAHRQRRPVLVVPRADRDTSRPAPWDLAE; via the coding sequence ATGACCGCACCCACGCCCAGCGAACCCACCCCCAGCGCCGCCGCGCCGACCGGGCCCGTCCTCGTCGGCGTCGTCGACGGCCAGCGCCCCGAGGTCCTGCGCACCGCCGAGCGCGTCGCCGCCGATGCCGGAGCCGCGCTGCTGCTCCTGTCCGTCTCGGCGGATCCCTACCTCGTCGGCGAGTACGTCGATCCAATGACCGGTGGCATCCCGATCGGCTTCGTCGGGGCTGCCGTCGATCGAGGCGACGCTCCGACCCTCCCGCCCGGCCTGCGTGAGACGGTCGAGCGCCAGCTCGACGGCAGTCCTGTGGCGTGGTCGCTGCGGGCAGCCCGCGGAGAGCCGGCCCTGGCCCTCGCCGAGGTCGCCGACGAGGTCGATGCGCGGATGATCGTGGTCGGCACCCGCGATGCGGGCGTGCTCGCGAGCATCGCGGAATTCCTCAGTGGCAGTGTCGCCGCCCACCTCGCCCACCGTCAGCGCCGTCCCGTCCTCGTCGTCCCGCGCGCCGACCGCGACACCTCGCGTCCCGCGCCCTGGGACCTCGCGGAGTGA
- a CDS encoding fluoride efflux transporter FluC: MTRPLHLRPAEILLVAAGGTVGTAARAAIGAALPPWGVVPIATLVVNLPGAFLLGLLLEALALRGSDDGSRRTLRLLLGTGVLGGFTTYSTFSLDSVALLQGEHGVEYLAYTGGSLVVGVLAAALGIAVAGSRRRAG, encoded by the coding sequence GTGACGCGACCCCTCCACCTGCGGCCCGCTGAGATCCTCCTGGTCGCCGCGGGCGGAACGGTCGGTACCGCGGCTCGCGCGGCGATCGGCGCCGCGCTGCCCCCGTGGGGGGTTGTGCCGATCGCGACGCTCGTCGTCAACCTGCCCGGCGCGTTCCTCCTGGGCCTGCTGCTGGAGGCGCTGGCGCTGCGCGGATCGGACGACGGGAGCCGCCGCACTCTGCGCCTCCTGCTCGGCACCGGTGTGCTCGGCGGCTTCACCACCTACAGCACCTTCTCGCTCGACTCGGTCGCGCTGCTGCAGGGTGAGCACGGTGTCGAGTACCTCGCGTACACCGGTGGCTCGCTCGTGGTGGGCGTGCTCGCCGCCGCACTGGGCATCGCGGTCGCAGGGAGCCGGAGGCGAGCGGGGTGA
- a CDS encoding fluoride efflux transporter FluC has protein sequence MTLGLLLAVALAGGVGAAARVVVDSIARSLVPARWPVGTALINVSGSLLLGVVTGLVLAGVLDPVWRAVLGTGVLGGFTTFSTASVETARLLLERRWAAGLGYGIGTAALAIAAAAAGLALTGARFS, from the coding sequence GTGACGTTGGGTCTGCTGCTCGCGGTCGCTCTCGCGGGCGGAGTCGGCGCCGCGGCGCGGGTGGTGGTCGACTCGATCGCTCGTTCGCTCGTGCCCGCGCGCTGGCCGGTTGGCACCGCGCTGATTAATGTCAGCGGGTCGCTGCTGCTCGGGGTGGTCACCGGGCTCGTACTGGCCGGGGTCCTCGACCCGGTCTGGCGGGCCGTGCTCGGGACGGGCGTGCTCGGCGGCTTCACCACGTTCAGCACGGCGAGCGTCGAGACCGCGCGGCTGCTGCTCGAGCGGCGCTGGGCGGCCGGGCTGGGCTACGGGATCGGCACGGCAGCGCTCGCCATCGCTGCGGCGGCCGCGGGGCTCGCGCTGACGGGCGCTCGATTCTCCTGA
- a CDS encoding response regulator transcription factor, with translation MTSVGGVSELRLAVVDDQPLYRHMLTSLLRSNPSVQSVVEACSAAQARSVLRPAELDVAILDIELGDGDGIDLGRRLRTTAPELGIVLLSAVDAMHRFLRLDRAEARGWSYLSKSSSLSAPALLSSVRATADGRTVLDPALVAARSARRDSPVAALSPRQYEVLAGLASGLTNAAIGERLGIAVRSVDNHVNAVYSALGVRSDGERNPRVDATLQFLEHTG, from the coding sequence ATGACATCCGTGGGGGGCGTTTCGGAGCTGAGGCTGGCCGTCGTCGACGACCAGCCGCTCTACCGCCACATGCTGACCTCGCTGTTGCGCTCCAACCCGAGCGTGCAGAGCGTCGTGGAGGCCTGCTCCGCCGCGCAGGCGCGGTCGGTGCTGCGACCAGCAGAGCTCGACGTCGCGATCCTCGACATCGAGCTGGGCGACGGAGATGGCATCGACCTCGGACGCCGGCTCCGGACCACCGCGCCCGAGCTGGGCATCGTCCTGCTCTCGGCGGTCGATGCGATGCACCGCTTCCTCCGCCTCGACCGCGCAGAGGCGCGCGGCTGGAGCTACCTCTCGAAAAGCTCCTCCCTCTCGGCGCCCGCGCTGCTCAGCTCCGTGCGCGCGACCGCGGACGGCCGCACCGTGCTCGATCCTGCGCTGGTCGCCGCCCGGTCCGCCCGCCGCGACTCCCCGGTCGCCGCCCTCAGCCCGCGCCAGTACGAGGTGCTCGCGGGTCTCGCCTCCGGCCTGACCAACGCCGCGATCGGCGAGCGCCTGGGCATCGCGGTCCGCTCGGTCGACAACCACGTCAACGCCGTCTACTCCGCCCTCGGCGTCCGCTCCGACGGTGAGCGGAACCCGCGGGTCGACGCGACCCTCCAGTTCCTCGAGCACACCGGATGA
- a CDS encoding sensor histidine kinase yields the protein MNVEPGDVREDNRIVLGAMALLGGVLSLLAALQAVFALGILSQTLRGVDAGPLLDVTTRVLVNVSTIALAIALVALLRPERFSGGNRVTRTALIAVGVGVVRCTLQVLTGIYPIAALLAIVIELVVGSVVIALICGYGYLLVRAARRVREKEREHAHARVQAVEAVQALQREELRVRRDVAQSLHGRLQNGLVVLAAELHAVASAADPDVSARLLAIAARLDRLREEEVRSVGHALYPVEIDHGLVAAVRDLLARLPPEIAVDLDLGRISEPAAEGREPPLDQRLLLVRLLEEGLTNALKHGGASSLRVRGALQAGVVVLTLDDDGSGVAAGATRSGLTRLDGQLAVYGGSLTLSDSPVLAGARLRVRLPICDGASVKTDAQAG from the coding sequence ATGAACGTCGAGCCGGGCGACGTGCGCGAGGACAACCGGATCGTCCTCGGCGCGATGGCCCTCCTCGGCGGGGTCCTCTCGCTGCTCGCCGCGCTTCAGGCCGTCTTCGCGCTCGGCATCCTGTCGCAGACACTCCGGGGCGTCGATGCCGGCCCGCTGCTCGACGTCACGACGCGGGTGCTGGTCAACGTCTCGACGATCGCGCTCGCGATCGCACTGGTCGCGCTGCTGCGTCCGGAGCGCTTCTCTGGTGGCAACCGGGTCACCCGGACAGCACTGATCGCGGTGGGCGTGGGAGTCGTGCGCTGCACTCTCCAGGTGCTCACGGGTATCTACCCGATCGCCGCCCTTCTCGCGATCGTGATCGAGCTGGTGGTGGGATCCGTGGTGATCGCGTTGATCTGCGGCTACGGCTACCTGCTGGTGAGAGCCGCGCGGCGGGTGCGCGAGAAGGAGCGGGAGCACGCCCACGCCCGCGTGCAGGCGGTCGAGGCGGTACAGGCGCTCCAGCGCGAGGAGCTGCGGGTGCGGCGCGACGTGGCGCAGAGCCTGCACGGCCGGCTGCAGAACGGCCTCGTGGTGCTGGCCGCCGAACTGCACGCGGTCGCGAGCGCGGCGGATCCGGACGTCTCGGCCCGCCTGCTCGCGATCGCCGCCCGCCTTGATCGCTTGCGCGAGGAGGAGGTGCGCAGCGTGGGACACGCCCTCTACCCGGTCGAGATCGACCACGGCCTGGTCGCCGCCGTGCGCGACCTCCTCGCCCGCCTCCCGCCGGAGATCGCCGTCGACCTCGACCTCGGCCGGATCTCGGAGCCCGCCGCCGAGGGCCGCGAGCCGCCGCTGGATCAGCGGTTGCTGCTCGTCCGGCTCCTGGAGGAGGGCCTCACCAATGCGCTGAAGCACGGCGGCGCCTCGTCGCTGCGGGTCCGGGGTGCGCTGCAGGCGGGCGTGGTGGTGCTCACCCTTGACGACGACGGGAGCGGGGTCGCTGCGGGCGCGACGCGCTCGGGACTGACCCGGCTGGACGGGCAGCTCGCGGTCTACGGAGGCTCGCTGACGCTCTCGGACTCGCCGGTGCTCGCGGGTGCGCGGCTGCGAGTGCGACTCCCGATCTGCGACGGGGCGTCGGTGAAGACCGACGCTCAGGCCGGGTAG
- a CDS encoding sulfate/molybdate ABC transporter ATP-binding protein — protein sequence MSLRLEARLAARGIDVRIDVAEGETLALLGPNGAGKSTVLELIAGLVHADAGRASVGAAVLFDDRRWTPPHRRPVALLAQDPLLFPHLSVRENAAFGPRSAGAGRAESRARAERELAAAGVADLADRRPASLSGGQAQRVALARALATDPRLLLLDEPLAAVDTRVAPVLRRMLREVLAERSAIVVTHDVLDAWTLADRVLVLHGGRVVEEGPTSRVLTRPRTAFTAQLSGLDLLAGVRTAAGLRTHDGYELAGVAAEPVAVGAAVLAAVRPSAVSVTEVSEGREGSEGSEGSEGSEGNGGGAGGVRAVITDVEQHGDAVRVRSALLGADIAPAHAARLDLAPGREARFHVAAQSLLIYPA from the coding sequence GTGAGCCTGCGGTTGGAGGCGCGGCTCGCGGCACGCGGGATCGACGTGCGGATCGACGTAGCCGAGGGCGAGACTCTCGCACTGCTCGGCCCCAACGGCGCGGGCAAGTCGACTGTGCTCGAGCTGATCGCCGGCCTCGTCCACGCCGATGCCGGCCGGGCGAGTGTGGGAGCGGCGGTGCTCTTCGACGACCGCCGCTGGACGCCTCCGCACCGCCGCCCTGTCGCCCTGCTCGCGCAGGATCCGTTGCTGTTCCCGCACCTCAGCGTGCGCGAGAACGCGGCGTTCGGGCCGCGCAGTGCAGGGGCAGGGCGGGCGGAGTCGCGCGCGCGGGCCGAGCGCGAGCTGGCCGCCGCAGGGGTGGCCGACCTGGCCGATCGGCGCCCGGCGAGCCTCTCCGGCGGGCAGGCGCAGCGGGTGGCCCTCGCCCGGGCGCTCGCGACCGACCCGCGCCTCCTGCTCCTCGACGAGCCACTGGCCGCGGTCGACACCCGGGTCGCTCCGGTGCTCCGGCGGATGCTGCGCGAGGTGCTCGCCGAGCGCTCGGCGATCGTGGTCACCCACGACGTGCTCGACGCCTGGACGCTCGCCGACCGGGTGCTGGTCCTGCACGGCGGCCGGGTAGTCGAGGAGGGGCCGACCAGCCGGGTCCTCACCCGCCCGCGCACGGCGTTCACCGCGCAGCTCTCCGGGCTCGACCTGCTCGCGGGCGTCCGCACGGCGGCGGGACTGCGCACCCACGACGGGTACGAGCTCGCCGGAGTCGCGGCCGAGCCGGTCGCGGTCGGTGCCGCGGTGCTCGCGGCGGTCCGCCCCTCCGCCGTCTCGGTCACCGAGGTGAGCGAGGGGCGCGAGGGGAGCGAGGGGAGCGAGGGGAGCGAGGGGAGCGAGGGCAATGGCGGCGGCGCGGGAGGCGTGCGCGCCGTGATCACCGACGTGGAGCAGCACGGCGACGCGGTGCGGGTGCGCAGTGCGCTCCTCGGCGCCGACATCGCCCCGGCCCACGCGGCGAGGCTCGACCTCGCCCCGGGCCGAGAGGCCCGCTTCCACGTCGCTGCGCAGTCGCTGCTGATCTACCCGGCCTGA
- a CDS encoding ABC transporter permease encodes MRTGSGLPRWVVAVAALGALLVVLPLVAILTRVDWPQFVPLISSDSSVAALLLSLRTSAAATLLCLLLGTPMALVLARTAFPGQRLLRSLVLLPLVLPPVVGGLALLYTFGRTGLLGGALEAAGIRIAFSTTAVVLAQTFVALPFLVLTLEGALRSAGARYEAVAATLGASPATVLRRITLPLILPGLASGAILSFARALGEFGATLTFAGSLEGTTRTLPLEIYLQRESDPDAAVALALVLVVVAVLVIGLAHGRSARGVPR; translated from the coding sequence ATGCGCACCGGCTCCGGTCTGCCGCGCTGGGTCGTGGCGGTCGCCGCGCTCGGCGCCCTGCTCGTGGTGCTGCCGCTCGTCGCGATCCTCACCCGGGTCGACTGGCCGCAGTTCGTCCCGCTGATCAGCTCCGACTCCTCCGTCGCCGCGCTCCTGCTGAGCCTGCGCACCTCCGCCGCCGCGACCCTCCTGTGCCTGCTGCTCGGGACGCCGATGGCCCTGGTGCTCGCGCGCACCGCCTTTCCCGGGCAGCGCCTCCTCCGCTCGCTGGTGCTGCTGCCGCTGGTACTACCGCCGGTCGTCGGCGGGCTGGCGCTGCTGTACACCTTCGGCAGGACGGGCCTGCTCGGGGGTGCGCTGGAGGCGGCCGGCATCCGCATCGCGTTCTCGACGACGGCCGTAGTGCTCGCGCAGACCTTCGTGGCGCTGCCTTTCCTGGTGCTGACGCTAGAGGGGGCGCTGCGCAGCGCCGGCGCCCGGTACGAGGCGGTCGCCGCGACGCTGGGCGCCTCCCCTGCGACGGTGCTGCGGCGGATCACGCTGCCGCTGATCCTGCCGGGACTGGCCTCGGGCGCTATCCTCTCGTTCGCCCGGGCGCTGGGCGAGTTCGGCGCGACGCTGACCTTCGCGGGCAGCCTCGAGGGCACGACGCGCACCCTCCCGCTCGAGATCTACCTGCAACGCGAGAGCGACCCGGACGCAGCGGTCGCCCTGGCGCTGGTGCTGGTGGTGGTCGCCGTGCTCGTGATCGGGCTCGCGCACGGCCGCTCGGCCCGGGGGGTGCCGCGGTGA
- a CDS encoding TOBE domain-containing protein: MPQIRVRDAAAALGVSDDTLRRWIENGTLASAKDTSGRRVVDGLEVARLARANAVLPEDPSPIARSARNRFVGIVTDIVMDTVMAQVELQCGPHRVVSLMSSEAVRELGLERGSPAVAVVKATTVIVETPLARG, translated from the coding sequence TGCCGCAGATTCGGGTGAGGGATGCCGCCGCCGCGCTGGGGGTGAGCGACGACACGCTGCGGCGCTGGATCGAGAACGGGACGCTCGCGAGCGCGAAGGACACGTCCGGGCGGCGGGTCGTCGATGGGCTCGAGGTCGCACGGCTCGCCCGCGCCAACGCGGTACTGCCGGAGGATCCGTCGCCGATCGCGCGCTCGGCCCGCAACCGCTTCGTCGGGATCGTCACCGACATCGTGATGGACACGGTGATGGCGCAGGTCGAGCTGCAGTGCGGGCCGCACCGGGTGGTCTCGCTGATGAGCAGCGAAGCGGTGCGCGAGCTCGGGCTCGAGCGTGGATCGCCCGCGGTCGCGGTGGTCAAGGCGACGACGGTGATCGTCGAGACGCCGCTCGCGCGGGGCTGA